The Ancylobacter sp. WKF20 genome contains a region encoding:
- the hutC gene encoding histidine utilization repressor gives MNDSPSLTDAPHRAAPTLGQRIRADLEGRILSGEWPPGHRIPFEHELMAQYGCARMTVNKVIAGLVAAGLVERRRRAGSFVAQPRIHSAVLRIPDIPAEVAARGETYGYRLLTRRQRRAEAGDPHGLDGQQVLDITCLHLANGRPLAVEERLISLASVPEALSANFAATPPGSWLLRHVPWTEAEHRISALGAPARLAEALGVAKGTACLSLERRTWRAGETVTFVRQVFRGDAYDLVARFAP, from the coding sequence GTGAACGACAGCCCTTCCCTTACCGACGCGCCACACCGGGCGGCGCCGACGCTCGGCCAGCGCATCCGCGCCGATCTCGAGGGCAGGATCCTGTCAGGCGAGTGGCCACCCGGCCACCGCATCCCCTTCGAGCACGAGTTGATGGCGCAGTATGGCTGCGCCCGCATGACCGTCAACAAGGTGATCGCCGGGCTGGTCGCGGCAGGGCTGGTGGAACGGCGCCGGCGGGCCGGCTCCTTCGTGGCGCAGCCACGCATCCATTCGGCGGTGCTGCGCATCCCCGACATTCCCGCTGAAGTTGCCGCGCGCGGCGAGACCTATGGCTACCGCCTGCTGACGCGGCGCCAGCGCCGCGCCGAGGCGGGCGATCCGCACGGGCTCGACGGGCAACAGGTTCTGGACATCACCTGCCTGCATCTTGCCAATGGCCGGCCGCTGGCGGTGGAGGAGCGGCTGATCAGCCTTGCCAGCGTTCCCGAGGCGCTGTCGGCCAATTTCGCGGCCACGCCACCCGGCTCCTGGCTGCTGCGCCATGTGCCCTGGACGGAAGCGGAGCACCGCATCAGCGCGCTGGGGGCACCGGCACGCCTCGCCGAGGCGCTCGGTGTCGCGAAGGGCACGGCCTGCCTGAGCCTCGAGCGCCGCACCTGGCGCGCCGGCGAGACCGTCACCTTCGTGCGGCAGGTCTTTCGCGGCGACGCCTACGACCTGGTGGCCCGCTTCGCGCCGTAA
- the hutU gene encoding urocanate hydratase, giving the protein MSSPRLDNSRTVRAARGTELSAKSWLTEAPLRMLMNNLDPEVAERPHELVVYGGIGRAARSWADFDKIVAALRDLDETQTLLVQSGKPVGVFRTHKDAPRVLIANSNLVPHWATWDHFNELDKKGLAMYGQMTAGSWIYIGTQGIVQGTYETFVEAGRQHYNGNLTGKWILTGGLGGMGGAQPLAAVMAGACCLAVECDETRIDFRLRTRYVDAKAHTLDEALALIDQWTKAGEAKSVGLLGNAAEIFPELVARMKAGGMRPDIVTDQTSAHDPIHGYLPAGWSVAEWRTKQESDPKAVEAAARASMKVHVAAMVDFWNAGVPTLDYGNNIRQVAKEEGFENAFAFPGFVPAYIRPLFCRGIGPFRWAALSGDPEDIYKTDAKVKELLPDNTHLHNWLDMARARIAFQGLPARICWVGLGDRHRLGLAFNEMVRTGELKAPVVIGRDHLDSGSVASPNRETEAMRDGSDAVSDWPLLNALLNTASGATWVSLHHGGGVGMGFSQHSGMVICADGTDDAARRLERVLWNDPATGVMRHADAGYDIALACAREQQLDLPGILG; this is encoded by the coding sequence ATGAGCTCGCCCCGCCTCGACAATTCCCGCACCGTCCGCGCCGCCCGCGGTACCGAGCTCTCCGCCAAGAGCTGGCTCACCGAGGCGCCGCTGCGCATGCTGATGAACAATCTTGACCCCGAGGTCGCCGAGCGCCCGCATGAGCTGGTGGTCTATGGCGGCATCGGTCGGGCGGCGCGCAGCTGGGCGGATTTCGACAAGATCGTCGCCGCGCTGCGCGATCTCGACGAGACGCAGACGCTGCTGGTGCAGTCGGGCAAGCCGGTGGGCGTGTTCCGCACCCACAAGGACGCGCCGCGCGTGCTCATCGCCAATTCCAACCTCGTGCCGCACTGGGCGACCTGGGACCATTTCAACGAGCTGGATAAGAAGGGGCTGGCCATGTACGGCCAGATGACCGCCGGCTCGTGGATCTATATCGGCACGCAGGGCATCGTGCAGGGCACCTACGAGACCTTCGTGGAGGCCGGGCGCCAGCACTACAACGGCAATCTCACGGGCAAGTGGATCCTGACGGGTGGCCTCGGCGGTATGGGCGGCGCACAGCCGCTCGCTGCCGTCATGGCCGGGGCCTGCTGCCTCGCCGTCGAATGCGACGAGACCCGCATCGATTTCCGCCTGCGCACCCGCTATGTCGACGCCAAGGCGCACACGCTGGACGAGGCGCTGGCGCTGATCGACCAGTGGACGAAGGCCGGCGAGGCGAAGTCCGTCGGCCTTCTCGGCAATGCCGCCGAGATCTTCCCCGAACTCGTCGCACGCATGAAGGCCGGCGGCATGCGGCCGGACATCGTCACCGACCAGACATCCGCCCATGACCCGATTCACGGCTATCTCCCTGCCGGCTGGAGCGTCGCCGAATGGCGGACCAAGCAGGAGAGCGACCCCAAGGCGGTGGAAGCCGCCGCCCGCGCCTCGATGAAGGTGCATGTCGCCGCCATGGTCGATTTCTGGAACGCCGGCGTGCCGACGCTCGACTATGGCAACAACATCCGCCAGGTGGCGAAGGAAGAAGGTTTCGAGAACGCCTTCGCCTTCCCCGGCTTCGTGCCGGCCTATATCCGCCCGCTATTCTGCCGGGGCATCGGCCCGTTCCGCTGGGCGGCGCTCTCCGGCGACCCGGAGGACATCTACAAGACCGACGCCAAGGTGAAGGAACTGCTGCCGGACAACACCCACCTGCACAACTGGCTCGACATGGCGCGCGCGCGCATCGCCTTTCAGGGCCTGCCGGCGCGCATCTGCTGGGTCGGGCTCGGCGACCGTCACCGGCTGGGGCTTGCCTTCAACGAGATGGTGCGCACGGGCGAACTGAAGGCGCCCGTCGTCATCGGCCGCGACCATCTCGATTCCGGCTCGGTCGCCTCGCCCAACCGCGAGACCGAGGCAATGCGCGACGGCTCGGACGCGGTTTCCGACTGGCCGCTGCTCAACGCGCTGCTCAACACCGCCTCCGGTGCCACCTGGGTCTCGCTCCATCACGGCGGCGGCGTCGGCATGGGCTTCTCCCAGCATTCCGGCATGGTGATCTGCGCCGACGGCACGGATGACGCCGCCCGCCGGCTGGAGCGCGTGCTGTGGAACGACCCGGCGACCGGCGTGATGCGCCATGCCGATGCTGGCTACGACATCGCGCTCGCCTGCGCCCGCGAGCAGCAGCTGGACCTGCCGGGCATTCTGGGCTGA
- the hutG gene encoding N-formylglutamate deformylase has protein sequence MTHPPFLTVRRGTAPLVLSIPHTGTDIPPELEVDLVSPWLARKDCDWWIETLYDFAAELGASVVRTAISRTVIDVNRDPSGASLYPGQATTELCPTTTFDGEPLYKDGRAPDVAARRVGFFDPYHAALAAEIEAARAAHGAVVLYDCHSIRSVIPRLFEGTLPELNLGTNAGASCAPALEAALVALGEGTGRPFVANGRFKGGYITRHYGRPEAGVHAVQMELACRAYMPEPLGPVGPDNWPAPYDPAYAAPLRDSLIRLLKTAIAFARSRA, from the coding sequence ATGACCCATCCCCCCTTCCTCACGGTCCGTCGCGGGACCGCCCCGCTGGTACTGTCCATCCCCCACACCGGCACCGACATCCCGCCGGAGCTGGAGGTGGACCTCGTTTCGCCCTGGCTGGCGCGAAAGGATTGCGACTGGTGGATCGAGACGCTCTACGATTTCGCTGCCGAGCTCGGCGCGAGCGTGGTGCGCACCGCGATCTCCCGCACCGTGATCGACGTGAACCGCGATCCCTCCGGCGCCTCGCTCTATCCCGGCCAGGCGACGACGGAGCTGTGCCCGACCACCACCTTCGACGGCGAACCGCTCTACAAGGACGGCCGGGCCCCCGATGTGGCGGCGCGGCGGGTCGGCTTCTTCGACCCCTATCACGCGGCGCTGGCCGCCGAGATCGAGGCCGCGCGTGCCGCGCATGGAGCGGTGGTGCTCTATGATTGCCATTCCATCCGCTCGGTGATCCCGCGCCTGTTCGAGGGCACGCTGCCCGAACTCAATCTCGGCACCAATGCGGGAGCGAGCTGTGCGCCGGCGCTGGAGGCGGCGCTGGTCGCGCTGGGCGAGGGGACCGGGCGGCCTTTCGTGGCCAATGGCCGCTTCAAGGGCGGCTACATCACCCGCCATTACGGGCGGCCGGAAGCGGGCGTTCATGCCGTGCAGATGGAGCTCGCCTGCCGGGCCTATATGCCGGAGCCGCTCGGTCCCGTCGGCCCGGACAACTGGCCCGCGCCCTATGATCCCGCCTATGCCGCGCCGCTGCGCGACAGCCTGATCCGCCTCTTAAAGACCGCCATCGCCTTTGCCCGCTCGCGCGCCTGA
- the hutH gene encoding histidine ammonia-lyase, giving the protein MTQIVLKPGEVSLAEWRAVYRGASVALDPAARPVIARSAAAVAAILAKGEPVYGINTGFGKLASVRIPDADLETLQRNIVLSHAAGVGEPMPVSIARLMMALKLASLAQGASGIRPATIELLEAMLAKGLTPVVPCQGSVGASGDLAPLAHMTAAMIGVGEIFVGGARLTAGEALAQAGLAPVTLGPKEGLALLNGTQFSTANALAGLFEAENLYRSALVTGALSTDAARGSDAPFDPRIHALRKHRGQIETADALRALMAGSAIRASHLIGDERVQDPYCLRCQPQVMGAALDVLRQAATTLETEANGVSDNPLIFPEEGEALSGGNFHAEPVAFAADMIALAVCEIGSLAERRIAMLVDPALSGMPAFLTPKPGLNSGFMIPQVTAAALVSENKQRAYPASVDSIPTSANQEDHVSMAAHGARRLLGMVENAVCVLGIELLAGAQGCDFHAPLASSPVLEQVRSRLRAEVPHLDEDRHFAPDMDKANALIRSGAIAGLAAALLPTVSGA; this is encoded by the coding sequence ATGACACAGATCGTCCTGAAACCCGGCGAGGTGAGCCTAGCCGAATGGCGCGCGGTCTATCGCGGCGCGTCGGTCGCCCTCGACCCCGCCGCGCGGCCGGTCATTGCCCGCAGCGCCGCCGCCGTGGCGGCGATCCTCGCCAAGGGCGAGCCGGTCTATGGCATCAATACCGGCTTCGGGAAGCTCGCCAGCGTGCGCATTCCCGATGCTGATCTTGAGACGCTCCAGCGCAACATCGTGCTCTCCCACGCCGCGGGTGTCGGCGAACCCATGCCGGTGTCCATCGCCCGGCTGATGATGGCACTGAAGCTGGCTAGCCTCGCGCAGGGAGCGTCCGGCATCCGCCCGGCGACCATCGAGCTGCTCGAGGCCATGTTGGCCAAGGGGCTGACGCCCGTCGTGCCCTGCCAGGGCTCGGTCGGCGCCTCCGGTGACCTCGCCCCGCTCGCCCATATGACGGCGGCGATGATCGGGGTCGGCGAGATCTTCGTGGGCGGCGCCCGCCTCACCGCGGGCGAGGCGCTGGCGCAGGCCGGTCTTGCCCCGGTGACGCTCGGCCCCAAGGAAGGGCTGGCGCTGCTCAACGGCACGCAATTCTCCACCGCCAATGCGCTCGCCGGGCTGTTCGAGGCCGAGAACCTCTACCGTTCGGCACTCGTTACGGGCGCGCTGTCGACCGATGCGGCGCGCGGCTCCGACGCGCCCTTCGACCCGCGCATCCATGCCTTGCGCAAGCATCGCGGGCAGATCGAGACGGCTGACGCGCTGCGCGCGCTGATGGCGGGCTCGGCCATCCGCGCCTCCCATCTCATTGGCGACGAGCGGGTGCAGGACCCCTATTGCCTGCGCTGTCAGCCGCAGGTGATGGGCGCGGCGCTCGATGTGCTCCGGCAGGCGGCGACGACGCTGGAGACGGAAGCCAATGGCGTTTCTGACAATCCGCTGATCTTCCCTGAGGAGGGCGAGGCGCTGTCGGGCGGCAATTTCCACGCCGAACCGGTCGCCTTCGCCGCCGACATGATCGCGCTGGCCGTCTGCGAGATCGGCTCGCTTGCCGAGCGACGCATCGCCATGCTGGTCGACCCGGCGCTGTCGGGCATGCCGGCCTTCCTCACCCCGAAGCCGGGGCTGAATTCCGGCTTCATGATCCCGCAGGTGACGGCGGCCGCGCTGGTGTCGGAGAACAAGCAGCGGGCCTATCCGGCGAGCGTCGATTCCATTCCCACCTCGGCCAATCAGGAAGACCATGTGTCGATGGCCGCCCATGGCGCGCGCCGGCTGCTGGGGATGGTGGAGAACGCGGTCTGCGTGCTCGGCATCGAATTGCTGGCAGGCGCGCAGGGCTGCGATTTCCACGCCCCGCTTGCCTCGTCGCCCGTCTTGGAACAGGTGCGGTCGCGGCTGCGTGCCGAGGTGCCGCATCTCGACGAGGACCGCCATTTCGCGCCCGACATGGACAAGGCCAACGCCCTCATCCGCTCCGGCGCCATTGCCGGGCTGGCGGCGGCGCTACTGCCGACGGTGAGCGGGGCGTGA